In the genome of Macadamia integrifolia cultivar HAES 741 unplaced genomic scaffold, SCU_Mint_v3 scaffold2546, whole genome shotgun sequence, the window AATTTCCTCTGGAGCAAATACAGTTGCAGCATTGAGACTTGCAATGATGCCGGAGAACAAAGGGAAACTAATTGTGGTATGAAAAACTcattttctttacaataatttttttctaatgtCATTATAAGGCTAAAGcagagaattgagattttttttttttttttttaaataaatgctTTCTCTAATTGGTtatgaaatttcaaaatcatCACAAacctctcctttcttttctattgcAATTTCTCGATTATTATAtaatgatttatatatatatatatatatatttatatatataaaagaaagaaagagggagaacAGAATCAAAGCGGCTAATCCCATGCATATTGTATGCGCATCTGATAGCACAGATTGCATATATAGTATCATAAATAGCTATTTTGGGGTATTACCCATCCGTCGGAGGAGTTTATATACAGATATCTGGTATTATACTTAATCTAATGAAACCAAGTTTGTGATGTGAATTTCAGACGGTTCATCCAAGCTTTGGGGAGAGGTATTTGTCATCTATTCTCTTTCAAGAGTTGAGGGAAGAGGCACTGAAGATGCAGCCAGTTTCAGTGGATTAGTATTACTAGTTAGCTCATCGCTAGAGAGTTCTCGTTATATACAATGGATGTCAAAATTGCTGTAAAGCTCTCACTTGCATGTGATGAAATGTGGCAGACTTCGTTTACACCTTGAAATATCTTTAAGAAAACTTAAATTCTATGTCTTGTTTTtggattacaaaaataaaagtttcataatgttttattaaaaataatccATCTGATTTTAGCACTTAAGGTATATCTCCTAACAGAGACTGACAGTAAAGGTCTAATTCTAATTGTCAGTAATATTTGGGGTGTTTTCTTAATAATGGTATTCTCCAAGAGGTTGGGTAATAGGTCATTCTTTTAACAACGGAAATGATTTGACACATTAATTCCCTGTCGATATGACAATGAAAAATACGTGAAAAAAATTACCACTAAACAAAGGAGTCCATACCCTCTGTAGCGAGCGGTGAAGTGCGATGAGCATCTGGGCACACGCCCCAAAGGACTCCCAGCCATCCAATACTTACTGTACTGATATAACGGCTACAGACAATTTTCACAAAGGGTTATATAATTGAGACAAGCCATATGACGAGTGACTATCCATCGGGTGACTAAAAAACATTGATATGCAAACAATCCAACGGGAGACTATCCCATCCAATTGCTTAATGAATTGAGTTGGAGCTTACATGAGGCTCAAAGCTAGTGAACAATGTAGATAGGCTAAACACACTAGGCTAGCTGGTATAGACAAAAATTTTCCACAAAAATATCTTATAATATATTAAGGCCTTGAGTTTTCTTCACAAACCACTGATATAAGCTTATCTATATGATCTTTAATATCGttccttattatttttttctgttaattGAACTAGGTCTTGATGAGATTCGTACATGTGTCACCTACATGAGGCAAGTATAGACCCGGCACTAGGATTAGTAACCCTAGTACGCCAGATCTCCAACaaagtaggttttttacctAATGCcaaaagctctctctctctctctctctctctccccctattgtcttttctttctcccaatTGAAAGTGTGTATCtctaaggatctccattgctatCCTTGAATTATAAAGCAACCAGATCTTCTCCTATGTGGAGCATTATCAAAGTAATTCTAGAACTCATGTATGTTTTCTTTCTACATTTTCCATGAGGCAACTTTAATTGCAGTCAAAATTGTGGACATATTATCTGTGAAATTGTATCTCATGAGTAAAATTTCAACACCAAAATAGTCTATTTTTATACGGATCAGCCTTTagaagcacaaaaaaaaattcaaaaggtTAACTGTTCTTGTTCCatgtaaaataccaaaaaaaaaaatgataaagaaacaaccctccaagaaaaaaaaaaaaaaaaaaaaaaagaataaacgGATTGTACAAAATATACTCACAAGTAAGAatatcaaatttgaaaaataaggaTAACCACAAAAGTGATCAAGATGGCATTAGTCTAAGGTCAAGCCTCCTCAGCCAAACTGAATGAAGAACCATGTGTATGAGATCAAAAGGCTTAGAGGGTTGATGGATTTTAAAATGTCTTTGCACTTTCATCACCTTCTTTTGTAGTCTCAAATACTTAACTTGAGAAATCCCTTTTAAGATTGTCTTAATCTGAGGTATCTTTTCAACCGAAATCCGCACTGAGAATTGGCTCCAATCAAGTACATCACTAAATGGTAGAGCATAGTGATCTGAGATTAACACAGGGACACAACCTGAGTGTATGGCTTCAAAAATCCTAGGACTTGCAACTTCATATCCACTGGGGCACAAGCAAAACCTACTTTGACCCAGTAATTTGTAATAATTTTGATCCTTAGGGAGGTATTCATGGACTTGGAtctctttatctttttctttccaatgtttcattagtatttttcttatatAGCCATGAGACCCACCTGCAAAGAAGGCAAGAATTGTACGGTTGCTAGGAGGAGGAGATCCACCAGGACCACGCTTTCTTAATGGTGGTATATCAAGGCTTCCATGGTGAAGGTTAGCTTCTGGTAGAGAGACATCTCTTCTCAGCTGGAAACCTTCCGATGTGTTTGCATTGCAGAGAACTCtaattaaatattgaaaaaGCTCCGGATTGGCTTCGTTAATGTCTGGTCCCTATAATTTCATGATGAACAAAACTTATGAACGATTTTATGAATAATCAATTATGATAATACATTATGGACTATAAAAATAATCATAGATTTTTTACttagagagaagaaataatAGTTACCCAATCATGGCAAGAGACCATAAAATGGTCGGCGCCCCTGCTTCTGTTCCAGTAAGGGTATTTCTTTGATATAATGTGAACATAGTCCATAACAAAGTGGTGCAATGGTTCCCTTGAGTAGGAAATGAGGGGTCTGTAGAGGTAATGTATGACATTGGCAATGCTgaagggaaggaagaaggtatGGGCCTCGTCTGGATGATGGGCTGCAAATGGACTAAGCCCACTCTCCATCTCACTGATGAAATGCCCTTCTGTGGAGTAGATGCTGTTCAATGGCCCATCATGAACAAGGGGTGGCTCTCCATCTTTGTATGACCACACCTTGAACTTTTTCACCATCTCAATATGGCTCCTGAAGAATCATTATCAAACTTGTTAAGTTCTAAAATCTTACAT includes:
- the LOC122066730 gene encoding probable glycosyltransferase At5g20260 isoform X1, whose translation is MASLKCPTNFLVFPVLSIVLLLCFSPLINNSYKVFSSSSSFLATYRAPTPSSSSSLVNPINITNSNSSNIIRIDGVNSNIKVKSSLEKVEESLARSRAAIRQAITSRNYTSNREEQFIPKGSIYRNPYGFHQSHIEMVKKFKVWSYKDGEPPLVHDGPLNSIYSTEGHFISEMESGLSPFAAHHPDEAHTFFLPFSIANVIHYLYRPLISYSREPLHHFVMDYVHIISKKYPYWNRSRGADHFMVSCHDWGPDINEANPELFQYLIRVLCNANTSEGFQLRRDVSLPEANLHHGSLDIPPLRKRGPGGSPPPSNRTILAFFAGGSHGYIRKILMKHWKEKDKEIQVHEYLPKDQNYYKLLGQSRFCLCPSGYEVASPRIFEAIHSGCVPVLISDHYALPFSDVLDWSQFSVRISVEKIPQIKTILKGISQVKYLRLQKKVMKVQRHFKIHQPSKPFDLIHMVLHSVWLRRLDLRLMPS
- the LOC122066730 gene encoding probable glycosyltransferase At5g20260 isoform X2, which produces MASLKCPTNFLVFPVLSIVLLLCFSPLINNSYKVFSSSSSFLATYRAPTPSSSSSLVNPINITNSNSSNIIRIDGVNSNIKVKSSLEKVEESLARSRAAIRQAITSRNYTSNREEQFIPKGSIYRNPYGFHQSHIEMVKKFKVWSYKDGEPPLVHDGPLNSIYSTEGHFISEMESGLSPFAAHHPDEAHTFFLPFSIANVIHYLYRPLISYSREPLHHFVMDYVHIISKKYPYWNRSRGADHFMVSCHDWGPDINEANPELFQYLIRVLCNANTSEGFQLRRDVSLPEANLHHGSLDIPPLRKRGPGGSPPPSNRTILAFFADHYALPFSDVLDWSQFSVRISVEKIPQIKTILKGISQVKYLRLQKKVMKVQRHFKIHQPSKPFDLIHMVLHSVWLRRLDLRLMPS